One Podarcis muralis chromosome 1, rPodMur119.hap1.1, whole genome shotgun sequence genomic window carries:
- the LOC114582812 gene encoding UDP-glucuronosyltransferase 1A1-like isoform X3: MARLNSRSQLVAGVAFWFSLWHCAESGKLLVMPQDGSHWLSMQVVVEKLAQKGHEVVVVMPENSLVMKTSSEHFTVRTHSVPYTQEKLNELLSSMTEHALKNLNFLENMVQMYINISQVTTMFVSACQHLLYDKELIQFLQQSDFDAVFSDPVLPCAPILAEYLSLPRVYFLRGLPCHLDFQAAQCPSPISYIPEGFTTYSDHMTFTERVKNILMSMLASLYCYSYYGKYEHLATEFLQRKITLLELFGKTSIWLIRQDFAFDYPRPVMPNMVFIGGINCAQKKPLSKEFEAMVNSSGEHGIVVFSLGSMVSEIPMKKAMEIAEAFGTIPQTVLWRYTGETPPNLAKNTKLVKWLPQNDLLAHPKARAFITHAGSHGVYEGICNAVPMVLMPLFGDQMDNAKRMESRGAGVTLNVVEMTSKDLSDALKAVIYDKKYKENIQRLSALHLDRPIEPLDLAVHWVEFVMKHKGAPHLRPAAHDLNWIQYHSIDVIAFLLAVVLLALFISLKCCLFCCRKCCCKSGRMSKKSKSKSH; the protein is encoded by the exons ATGGCCAGGCTGAATTCAAGGTCTCAACTGGTTGCTGGAGTTGCCTTTTGGTTCTCCTTGTGGCATTGTGCTGAAAGTGGGAAGCTGTTGGTGATGCCTCAAGATGGAAGTCACTGGCTGAGCATGCAAGTGGTAGTGGAGAAGCTTGCGCAAAAAGGACATGAGGTTGTGGTTGTGATGCCAGAAAACAGTTTGGTCATGAAAACGTCTTCTGAGCATTTTACTGTAAGAACACATTCCGTGCCTTACACCCAGGAGAAGCTGAATGAACTTCTGAGTTCGATGACTGAGCATGCTCTTAAGAATCTGAATTTCCTAGAGAACATGGTACAGATGTATATAAACATATCTCAAGTTACTACCATGTTTGTTTCTGCTTGTCAGCATCTTTTATACGACAAAGAACTCATCCAGTTCCTCCAGCAGAGCGACTTTGATGCTGTGTTTTCTGATCCTGTGCTGCCTTGCGCTCCAATCCTTGCTGAATATCTTTCCTTGCCTAGAGTCTACTTCTTACGTGGACTTCCATGTCATTTGGACTTCCAAGCTGCTCAGTGCCCAAGCCCCATTTCTTACATCCCAGAGGGTTTTACAACTTACTCGGATCATATGACATTTACTGAGCGTGTGAAGAATATTTTAATGTCAATGTTAGCTTCTTTATATTGTTACTCATATTATGGAAAATACGAACATCTGGCAACTGAATTTCTGCAAAGGAAAATTACACTCTTAGAACTTTTTGGTAAGACATCCATTTGGCTAATTAGACAAGACTTTGCATTTGATTACCCCAGACCGGTGATGCCCAACATGGTCTTCATTGGAGGGATTAACTGTGCCCAGAAGAAGCCATTATCCAAG GAATTTGAAGCCATGGTGAACAGTTCTGGCGAACATGGCATTGTGGTGTTTTCCTTGGGTTCAATGGTTTCTGAAATTCCAATGAAAAAAGCTATGGAGATTGCTGAAGCGTTTGGAACAATACCTCAGACG GTGCTGTGGAGATATACAGGAGAAACACCCCCCAATCTTGCAAAGAACACAAAGCTTGTGAAGTGGCTACCACAAAATGATCTGCTTG CTCATCCAAAAGCCAGAGCCTTTATCACTCATGCTGGCTCCCATGGGGTCTATGAGGGAATCTGCAATGCAGTACCAATGGTGCTGATGCCGCTTTTTGGAGATCAGATGGACAATGCAAAGCGGATGGAATCTCGAGGAGCAGGAGTGACTCTGAATGTAGTGGAAATGACTTCCAAGGATTTATCTGATGCACTGAAGGCTGTTATTTATGATAAAAA GTATAAAGAGAACATCCAGCGTCTCTCAGCTCTCCACCTGGACAGGCCCATTGAACCTCTTGACCTTGCGGTGCATTGGGTGGAGTTTGTGATGAAGCACAAGGGGGCTCCCCACTTGAGGCCGGCAGCACATGACCTCAACTGGATCCAGTATCACTCTATTGATGTCATTGCCTTCCTCCTGGCTGTTGTACTCCTTGCCCTATTTATCTCGCTGAAGTGCTGCCTGTTTTGCTGCAGAAAGTGTTGCTGTAAAAGTGGAAGGATGAGCAAGAAAAGCAAATCAAAATCACACTGA
- the LOC114582812 gene encoding UDP-glucuronosyltransferase 1A1-like isoform X1: protein MVFLHSFHFGLELYHNATSKKISMRQGICVLLTLFFWSLADGGKVLVIPHDGSHWLSIHPVMEHLQQRGHQVVVVAPETNLWIKSSVHYTLKTFAVPYSKEYLKAEFQKLGHRIFARQPFLERMTGTFSRIRNITMLLYNNCKQLLYNKELISYLKETKFNIVVMDPVFPCGQILAEYLSLPSIYYLRGIPCGLDFVATQCPNPHSYVPKFFSGNTDHMNFKQRVKNFLIGSLEFMICHFLYSPYGTLNKEFLHQDMTVADLYSQASIWLLRYDFVFEYPRPIMPNMVFIGGINCAKENPLTQEFEAMVNSSGEHGIVVFSLGSMVSEIPMKKAMEIAEAFGTIPQTVLWRYTGETPPNLAKNTKLVKWLPQNDLLAHPKARAFITHAGSHGVYEGICNAVPMVLMPLFGDQMDNAKRMESRGAGVTLNVVEMTSKDLSDALKAVIYDKKYKENIQRLSALHLDRPIEPLDLAVHWVEFVMKHKGAPHLRPAAHDLNWIQYHSIDVIAFLLAVVLLALFISLKCCLFCCRKCCCKSGRMSKKSKSKSH from the exons ATGGTTTTTTtacattcatttcattttggGTTGGAATTATACCACAATGCAACCAGCAAGAAGATTTCTATGCGTCAAGGCATTTGTGTTTTGCTTACTCTCTTTTTCTGGAGCCTTGCGGATGGAGGAAAGGTGTTGGTAATACCCCATGATGGCAGTCACTGGCTCAGTATCCATCCAGTTATGGAACATCTTCAGCAGAGAGGACACCAAGTAGTTGTCGTTGCTCCTGAGACGAACTTATGGATAAAGTCATCTGTACATTATACATTGAAAACATTTGCCGTGCCCTACTCAAAGGAATACTTGAAGGCAGAATTCCAAAAGCTTGGTCACAGGATTTTTGCACGTCAGCCTTTCCTGGAAAGAATGACTGGGACATTTTCAAGAATAAGAAATATTACAATGCTTCTATATAATAATTGCAAGCAGCTTTTATACAACAAAGAGCTGATTTCTTACCTTAAAGAAACCAAATTCAACATTGTAGTTATGGATCCAGTGTTTCCATGTGGGCAGATCTTGGCTGAGTATTTATCCCTTCCTTCTATTTACTACTTGCGGGGAATTCCATGTGGTTTAGACTTTGTGGCAACACAGTGTCCAAACCCACATTCTTATGTCCCAAAATTTTTCTCGGGCAATACAGATCACATGAACTTTAAACAGAGAGTGAAGAATTTTTTAATCGGCTCGCTGGAATTCATGATATGCCATTTTCTTTATTCACCCTATGGAACACTGAACAAGGAATTCCTGCACCAAGATATGACAGTAGCAGACCTTTATAGTCAAGCATCAATTTGGCTTCTGCGCTATGACTTTGTTTTTGAATATCCCAGGCCTATCATGCCCAACATGGTCTTCATTGGGGGTATAAACTGTGCAAAGGAAAATCCACTAACTCAG GAATTTGAAGCCATGGTGAACAGTTCTGGCGAACATGGCATTGTGGTGTTTTCCTTGGGTTCAATGGTTTCTGAAATTCCAATGAAAAAAGCTATGGAGATTGCTGAAGCGTTTGGAACAATACCTCAGACG GTGCTGTGGAGATATACAGGAGAAACACCCCCCAATCTTGCAAAGAACACAAAGCTTGTGAAGTGGCTACCACAAAATGATCTGCTTG CTCATCCAAAAGCCAGAGCCTTTATCACTCATGCTGGCTCCCATGGGGTCTATGAGGGAATCTGCAATGCAGTACCAATGGTGCTGATGCCGCTTTTTGGAGATCAGATGGACAATGCAAAGCGGATGGAATCTCGAGGAGCAGGAGTGACTCTGAATGTAGTGGAAATGACTTCCAAGGATTTATCTGATGCACTGAAGGCTGTTATTTATGATAAAAA GTATAAAGAGAACATCCAGCGTCTCTCAGCTCTCCACCTGGACAGGCCCATTGAACCTCTTGACCTTGCGGTGCATTGGGTGGAGTTTGTGATGAAGCACAAGGGGGCTCCCCACTTGAGGCCGGCAGCACATGACCTCAACTGGATCCAGTATCACTCTATTGATGTCATTGCCTTCCTCCTGGCTGTTGTACTCCTTGCCCTATTTATCTCGCTGAAGTGCTGCCTGTTTTGCTGCAGAAAGTGTTGCTGTAAAAGTGGAAGGATGAGCAAGAAAAGCAAATCAAAATCACACTGA